A DNA window from Rossellomorea marisflavi contains the following coding sequences:
- a CDS encoding dimethylarginine dimethylaminohydrolase family protein codes for MSLHFPVMGDAIHCPNEYDPLKKVVVVSPEYMHIEEIINETQKHFLKENIDTEKAVRQHREFVRVLESNGSEVIHLDPSKELNEQVFTRDIGISIHNRFFVSAMNTEIRQNEVITLKKWLDEEDIPYHELRHSIEGGDVLVDGEHVWVGISGRTNDLAAQHLRKQLPDLKVHTLPLKEGILHLDCVFTIISSEWALVYPPAFTESDYEEIRKHYNVITVSEEEQFRMGPNVLSIGDGKIISLPQNKELNRRIAAEGFTVKEVDLSEIIKSGGSFRCCTLPLIRQ; via the coding sequence ATGAGTTTACATTTCCCGGTGATGGGGGATGCCATCCATTGCCCGAATGAATATGATCCACTAAAAAAAGTGGTGGTCGTTTCACCAGAGTACATGCACATAGAAGAAATCATCAATGAAACCCAAAAGCATTTCCTGAAAGAGAATATCGATACGGAGAAAGCCGTCAGGCAGCACCGTGAGTTCGTCAGGGTCCTTGAAAGCAACGGTTCCGAGGTCATCCATCTCGATCCTTCCAAAGAACTGAACGAGCAGGTGTTCACTAGGGATATCGGAATCTCCATCCATAACCGGTTCTTCGTTTCCGCCATGAACACGGAGATTCGTCAGAATGAAGTCATCACGTTGAAAAAATGGCTTGACGAGGAGGATATTCCGTATCACGAACTGCGGCATTCCATTGAGGGTGGGGATGTCCTTGTTGACGGGGAGCATGTCTGGGTAGGCATCAGCGGACGCACGAATGACCTCGCGGCTCAGCATTTGAGGAAACAGCTGCCGGATCTCAAGGTCCATACGCTGCCTCTGAAAGAAGGCATCCTCCACCTCGACTGTGTGTTCACGATCATATCAAGTGAATGGGCCCTCGTTTATCCGCCGGCATTCACTGAATCCGATTATGAAGAAATCAGGAAGCATTACAACGTCATCACGGTTTCTGAAGAAGAGCAGTTCAGGATGGGACCCAATGTCCTTTCCATCGGGGACGGCAAGATCATCAGCCTTCCACAGAATAAAGAGTTGAACCGACGCATTGCAGCTGAAGGGTTTACCGTAAAGGAAGTGGATCTGTCTGAAATCATCAAATCTGGTGGATCTTTCAGATGCTGTACGCTTCCGTTAATCAGACAATGA
- a CDS encoding Ger(x)C family spore germination protein codes for MKRHVLLIFMASVLLSGCVEKEILDDLYLETGKAYDYVSENRIRGTAVFPIYMPDKSIENGFLSEEASSTQEVIEKIERRAQQPLVRGALDVVLIGEKLSEKGIIDIADSLQRDASVGARVFLIITEGDASDVIQGTYGNRGNGIYIYNLIEHNISKRELPETNLHMFLYDYYQKGQSSYLPIIKKTPDNNVAITGIALLSYDKVVGKIPDEDMFFFKIMVDRIAEGSHVIKMGKNPKKPEKNIEASVTSLHSKQKIIMNRKADPVKVDVEISIRGIIKEYTGDTLGAKQMAEVENRMKADIENKCNAMVKSFQELGIDPLGIGQYQKHGVRGFDLKEWKKEVYPKADIKVKAKVKILEAGTVE; via the coding sequence ATGAAGCGTCATGTCCTTCTGATTTTTATGGCAAGCGTGCTCCTTTCCGGATGCGTAGAAAAAGAGATTCTGGATGACCTCTATCTCGAAACCGGTAAAGCCTACGATTATGTATCGGAAAATCGGATCCGGGGCACAGCCGTCTTCCCGATCTATATGCCCGACAAGAGCATCGAGAACGGCTTCTTATCTGAGGAAGCTTCCTCCACACAAGAAGTCATCGAAAAGATCGAGCGGCGTGCGCAGCAGCCCCTTGTGCGCGGTGCCCTGGATGTCGTACTGATAGGGGAGAAACTGAGTGAAAAAGGGATCATCGACATCGCTGACTCCCTTCAGCGCGATGCGAGTGTCGGAGCGCGCGTTTTCCTGATTATCACGGAGGGGGATGCGAGCGATGTGATCCAGGGTACATATGGGAATCGCGGGAACGGGATCTATATCTACAATCTTATTGAACACAATATTTCCAAAAGAGAGTTGCCTGAGACAAATCTCCATATGTTCCTTTACGATTATTATCAAAAGGGGCAATCCTCTTATCTGCCTATCATTAAGAAGACACCTGATAACAACGTGGCCATAACTGGAATCGCCCTTCTAAGCTACGATAAGGTTGTAGGAAAAATTCCCGATGAAGACATGTTCTTCTTCAAGATCATGGTCGACAGGATCGCTGAAGGCAGTCATGTCATCAAGATGGGCAAGAATCCGAAAAAACCCGAGAAAAATATTGAAGCGTCCGTCACCAGCCTTCACTCTAAACAGAAGATCATCATGAATCGGAAGGCAGATCCCGTGAAAGTGGACGTGGAGATCAGCATCAGAGGCATCATCAAAGAATATACGGGGGATACCCTCGGTGCCAAACAGATGGCGGAAGTTGAGAACCGGATGAAGGCGGATATCGAGAATAAGTGCAATGCCATGGTAAAATCATTCCAGGAGCTTGGGATCGATCCATTGGGGATCGGGCAATATCAAAAGCACGGGGTCCGCGGATTCGATCTCAAAGAATGGAAAAAAGAGGTCTATCCGAAAGCCGACATCAAGGTGAAAGCCAAGGTGAAAATCCTTGAAGCCGGTACAGTCGAGTAG
- a CDS encoding thioredoxin family protein: protein MQSIKNEETFYEFINSGDPVIVKFHADWCPDCRRMDMFIDDIMAEYNQFKWYDVNKDELPALAEKYDVMGIPSLLVYKDGEKIAHLHSANAKTPEQVTEFLGSL from the coding sequence ATGCAATCCATTAAAAACGAAGAAACCTTTTATGAATTCATCAACTCTGGTGATCCGGTCATCGTTAAGTTTCATGCGGACTGGTGCCCTGACTGCCGCCGGATGGATATGTTCATCGACGACATCATGGCTGAGTACAATCAGTTCAAGTGGTACGATGTGAATAAGGACGAGCTTCCGGCACTGGCTGAAAAATACGACGTCATGGGGATTCCAAGCCTGCTTGTTTATAAGGATGGCGAGAAGATCGCCCATCTTCACAGTGCAAATGCCAAAACACCAGAGCAAGTAACCGAATTCCTCGGCAGCTTATAA
- a CDS encoding FecCD family ABC transporter permease — protein sequence MKPKNQLLLFAGTVVVLIAFIALSIVYGYTDTSWKAAFDTFMEPDGSTEHLVIQNIRLPRALIAAAVGASLAISGVLMQTLTKNPLASPGIFGINAGGGFMVVMAVTLFGVTSLQSFAWLSFLGAAIAAVGVFIIGGASGSNGLTPMKLTLAGAAITAMFSSFTQGLLVLNEAALEQVLFWLAGSVQGRSLEILAGVFPYILAGWILALMIAGKMNILAMGEDVAKGLGVKTNILKVISLVAVVLLAGGSVAVAGPIGFIGIVIPHIARKMIGVDHRWLIPYSGLLGAILLLAADIGARYIIMPQEVPVGVMTAVIGAPFFVYVARRGY from the coding sequence ATGAAACCGAAGAATCAGCTGCTTCTATTCGCAGGGACGGTCGTAGTGCTGATCGCATTCATTGCACTGAGCATCGTGTATGGATACACGGATACGTCCTGGAAGGCAGCGTTCGATACATTTATGGAACCAGATGGCTCGACTGAACACCTGGTGATCCAAAATATCCGGCTTCCCCGTGCGCTCATTGCTGCGGCAGTCGGGGCTTCCCTGGCCATTTCAGGGGTGCTTATGCAAACCTTGACGAAGAATCCCCTTGCTTCACCCGGAATCTTCGGGATCAATGCGGGAGGAGGATTCATGGTCGTCATGGCCGTGACCCTTTTCGGCGTCACAAGCCTTCAATCCTTCGCATGGCTCTCATTCCTCGGTGCGGCCATCGCTGCTGTCGGAGTCTTCATCATCGGTGGCGCATCGGGTTCCAACGGATTGACGCCCATGAAGCTGACGCTTGCCGGCGCAGCCATCACCGCTATGTTTTCATCCTTCACCCAGGGACTTCTTGTTCTGAACGAAGCGGCACTCGAACAGGTGTTGTTCTGGTTGGCCGGTTCGGTCCAGGGAAGGAGCCTTGAAATCCTTGCAGGGGTGTTTCCTTATATCCTCGCAGGGTGGATCCTTGCCCTCATGATAGCCGGTAAGATGAATATACTTGCCATGGGGGAAGACGTCGCCAAAGGACTGGGCGTCAAGACGAATATCCTGAAGGTGATCTCCCTCGTTGCAGTGGTCCTTTTGGCAGGAGGATCCGTGGCGGTGGCAGGGCCGATCGGCTTCATCGGGATCGTGATCCCCCACATCGCCCGGAAGATGATCGGAGTGGATCACCGCTGGCTCATCCCGTATTCCGGCCTGCTTGGTGCCATCCTTCTATTGGCAGCAGATATCGGGGCCCGCTATATCATCATGCCGCAGGAAGTGCCTGTCGGCGTGATGACGGCTGTCATCGGGGCACCATTCTTCGTGTATGTGGCCAGGAGGGGGTACTGA
- a CDS encoding FecCD family ABC transporter permease, whose protein sequence is MSRFTGKRWLKERVSVLMDTSALKKIVLLMVLTMLAVIISTGIGDMQIAPWKVVSVFFGGGSSIDQLVVTSFRLPRILIALLAGMALAVAGGILQGMIRNPLASPDIIGVTGGAGAAVVAFLTIFSNKDNTLMVSIKWLPVAAFIGAAIIAFLVYFLAWKKGVSPVRLVLIGIGISALTQACTTLLMIMGPIYRASQANIWITGTVNGSDWQDVWILLPWSIIFIFLSFMITRQLNIQELGEEVATSAGANVQRQRFILLLMSTALVGGAVAFAGGIGFVGLMAPHMARRLVGSSFGALLPVAALIGGLLVMLADLIGRTLFLPLEVPAGVFTAAIGAPYFIYLLFKTRHS, encoded by the coding sequence ATGAGTCGTTTTACAGGGAAAAGATGGTTGAAAGAACGGGTATCCGTTCTTATGGATACATCAGCTTTAAAGAAAATCGTTCTGCTGATGGTACTCACAATGCTTGCCGTGATCATCAGCACCGGCATCGGTGATATGCAGATTGCGCCGTGGAAGGTGGTATCCGTCTTCTTCGGGGGCGGTTCGAGCATCGATCAGCTAGTGGTCACATCCTTCAGGCTTCCAAGGATCCTCATCGCGCTTCTGGCAGGGATGGCCCTTGCCGTTGCAGGTGGGATCCTTCAGGGCATGATCCGCAACCCCCTTGCTTCCCCGGATATCATCGGGGTGACAGGTGGTGCAGGGGCAGCCGTCGTCGCTTTTCTGACGATTTTCAGCAACAAGGATAATACATTGATGGTCAGCATCAAATGGCTCCCGGTGGCAGCTTTCATCGGTGCGGCGATCATCGCTTTCCTCGTCTATTTCCTGGCGTGGAAGAAGGGTGTTTCCCCCGTAAGGCTCGTCCTCATCGGAATCGGGATCTCTGCCCTTACCCAGGCATGCACGACGCTTTTGATGATCATGGGTCCGATCTACCGGGCAAGTCAGGCAAACATATGGATCACCGGCACGGTGAATGGATCAGACTGGCAGGACGTATGGATCCTGCTTCCGTGGAGCATCATCTTCATCTTCCTGAGCTTCATGATCACCCGTCAGCTGAACATTCAGGAGCTTGGTGAGGAAGTGGCGACAAGTGCAGGTGCCAACGTCCAGCGACAAAGATTCATCCTGCTCCTCATGTCCACGGCATTGGTCGGGGGAGCGGTCGCTTTCGCAGGTGGGATCGGGTTCGTCGGATTGATGGCCCCCCATATGGCGCGGCGACTCGTGGGCTCGTCATTCGGGGCACTGCTTCCCGTGGCGGCACTGATCGGCGGACTGCTTGTGATGCTCGCAGACCTGATCGGAAGGACACTGTTCCTTCCCCTGGAAGTACCGGCTGGCGTGTTCACCGCCGCGATCGGAGCCCCTTACTTCATCTATCTATTATTCAAAACCAGACATTCTTAA
- a CDS encoding ABC transporter substrate-binding protein: protein MKWKSLLTLLFISSILLLAACGNNEEKEDSSGGKEDSYKVEHAMGTATVKGTPKRVVILTNEGTEALLALGVKPVGAVQSWTGDPWYDHIADDMKDVEVVGTESELNLEAIVKLKPDLIIGNKMRQEEQYNQLKEIAPTVMAETLRGNWKENFELYSKAVNKEEEGKKVIADYDQRVEDLKGELGDQLKKEVSMVRFISGDVRIYHKDSFSGVILDQLGFARPESQEVDDLAEQGVTKERIPAMDGDVLFYFTYETGDGEANKLAEDWLNDPLFKNLNVSKEDQVYEVSDAIWNTAGGVLAANKMLDDIEKIFL, encoded by the coding sequence ATGAAATGGAAAAGTTTACTGACGCTATTATTCATTTCTTCCATACTCTTGCTCGCTGCCTGCGGCAACAATGAAGAGAAGGAAGACTCTTCAGGCGGCAAGGAAGACAGCTATAAAGTCGAGCATGCCATGGGGACTGCAACCGTCAAAGGAACTCCGAAACGGGTCGTGATCTTGACGAATGAAGGAACCGAAGCCCTTCTCGCTCTTGGTGTGAAGCCGGTAGGAGCCGTTCAATCATGGACCGGTGACCCTTGGTATGATCATATCGCCGATGATATGAAGGATGTTGAAGTCGTCGGGACCGAAAGCGAACTGAATCTCGAAGCCATCGTCAAGCTCAAGCCGGATCTCATCATCGGGAACAAGATGAGACAGGAAGAGCAATATAACCAATTGAAGGAGATCGCTCCGACCGTCATGGCCGAGACCCTTCGAGGCAACTGGAAAGAAAACTTTGAGCTATACTCTAAAGCCGTGAATAAAGAAGAAGAGGGCAAGAAGGTCATCGCCGATTATGATCAGCGTGTGGAAGACTTGAAAGGGGAGCTGGGCGATCAGCTGAAGAAAGAAGTGTCCATGGTGCGCTTCATCTCTGGCGATGTCCGCATCTATCATAAGGACTCCTTCTCCGGTGTGATCCTCGACCAGCTCGGATTCGCACGTCCTGAATCACAGGAAGTCGATGACCTCGCCGAGCAAGGCGTGACGAAGGAACGGATCCCTGCCATGGATGGGGACGTCCTCTTCTACTTCACTTACGAAACCGGGGACGGCGAAGCCAACAAACTGGCTGAAGACTGGCTGAACGACCCCCTCTTCAAAAACCTGAACGTCTCAAAAGAAGACCAGGTGTATGAAGTGAGCGATGCCATCTGGAATACAGCAGGCGGCGTGCTTGCAGCGAACAAGATGCTGGATGATATTGAAAAGATTTTCCTCTAA
- a CDS encoding spore germination protein: MFPFFNSKKKKKPDSKNKKETFETVAKIAGKSADFKESHYRNPFTGKDFSLYFVTTMIDPKILQEDVLPSLLSKEFHSIDDLVTLVPILDIQISKKEEDIEQKLYNGYTLLKMKGSHKFAFIATKNEMGREVSQPEVEFSVVGPKEAFVENLSDNINLVRRRLPIKELVVDEMNVGSMTHTRVAMIYLDGLADVANVEIVKKRLQAIDFDQIMDSSFIEQIIADNNYSPFPQLLDSERPDRVASVLSEGKIGIMVDGSPQVLIGPTTLVEFFNAYEDYFLNFSIASFFRLIRVFAVAFSVLITPIYVAALTYHYELIPKDLTATLVTSRQEVPLPPILEALFLELTIELLREAGARLPTKVGQTIGIVGGIVIGTASVEAGITSNVLLILVALAALASFTTPVYRMSNTIRILRFPFLLFAQLWGLLGIVFCFCLLMGHLLQLTSMGRPILAPIYPPRLKDLRDSLIRFPFSTQTERPQFLRTQKPFRFRETEGSKKKKDIDE; this comes from the coding sequence ATGTTTCCATTTTTCAATTCTAAAAAAAAGAAAAAACCGGATTCGAAAAACAAAAAAGAAACCTTTGAAACCGTAGCAAAGATTGCCGGGAAGTCTGCGGATTTCAAGGAATCCCACTACCGGAATCCGTTCACTGGTAAAGATTTCAGCCTGTATTTCGTGACGACCATGATCGATCCGAAGATTCTTCAGGAAGACGTCCTTCCTTCCTTGTTATCCAAGGAATTCCATTCCATTGATGATCTCGTCACCTTGGTCCCGATCCTCGATATTCAGATTTCGAAAAAAGAAGAAGACATCGAGCAGAAATTGTATAACGGCTACACCCTTCTGAAAATGAAGGGCAGTCACAAATTCGCCTTCATCGCCACGAAAAATGAAATGGGACGGGAAGTGTCGCAACCTGAGGTCGAGTTCAGTGTCGTCGGACCGAAGGAAGCGTTCGTGGAGAATCTGAGTGATAACATCAACCTTGTGAGGAGAAGACTCCCTATCAAAGAGTTGGTGGTCGATGAAATGAACGTAGGTTCCATGACCCACACACGGGTGGCCATGATTTATCTTGATGGGCTGGCTGACGTAGCAAATGTGGAGATTGTGAAGAAACGACTGCAGGCAATCGACTTCGATCAAATCATGGATAGCTCCTTTATCGAGCAGATCATTGCAGACAACAACTATTCTCCCTTCCCCCAGCTCCTTGATTCCGAACGTCCTGACCGTGTGGCGTCAGTGCTTTCTGAAGGGAAAATCGGCATCATGGTCGATGGTTCCCCGCAAGTATTGATCGGCCCCACAACCTTGGTTGAATTTTTCAATGCCTATGAGGATTACTTCCTTAACTTCTCTATAGCCTCATTCTTCAGGCTGATCCGCGTCTTTGCCGTTGCGTTCTCGGTTCTGATCACTCCCATCTATGTGGCTGCACTCACTTATCATTATGAGCTGATTCCAAAAGACCTGACGGCCACTCTCGTCACATCAAGACAGGAAGTGCCTCTTCCGCCGATCCTAGAGGCGCTTTTCCTCGAACTAACCATCGAACTCCTCCGGGAAGCAGGGGCTCGGCTCCCGACCAAGGTTGGGCAGACCATTGGTATCGTAGGCGGTATCGTGATCGGGACAGCATCCGTAGAGGCGGGGATCACGAGTAACGTCCTGCTCATACTTGTTGCCCTTGCCGCACTGGCATCCTTTACTACGCCCGTATACCGGATGAGCAATACAATCAGGATCCTACGATTCCCTTTTCTACTATTTGCACAACTGTGGGGACTGCTCGGAATCGTATTCTGCTTCTGCCTCCTGATGGGACACCTCCTTCAGTTAACATCCATGGGCAGACCGATCCTTGCGCCGATTTATCCTCCAAGGCTAAAGGATTTAAGGGATTCCTTGATCAGATTTCCGTTCAGCACCCAGACAGAGCGCCCTCAATTCTTACGAACACAAAAGCCCTTCCGTTTCCGTGAAACGGAAGGAAGCAAAAAGAAGAAGGATATAGACGAGTGA
- a CDS encoding GerAB/ArcD/ProY family transporter encodes MQPVPENRKISPGLVFFLVHSIQVGTGVLGFQRIISMHAGYDGWMSVILAGMLTHVIMFLMYKMLGTVKGDLVSIHTYVFGKWIGHFFSFLYALYFSLLVITIIRSYVEVVQVWMYPRLSTFLFSLFFLLLAYYIISGGVRTIAGVSYLGTLLPSYLVLTFVFTFKYADFRNLLPVFDHSVMDILLSTRDMSLTYLGYESILMLYPFIKDPERSQKFAQWGLFLTTSIYTVIAIISFGFFAPAQLDKTIWATLSMWKIVEMPFVERFEYIGIANWCLIILPNVCITLWCASRVVKRMTPIKHRHTLILIAVLCLCALTFIDKRDQVNVLNTISGQTGFYFNFLYIPLLFVLVYIAKKVKKQ; translated from the coding sequence ATGCAGCCCGTACCGGAGAATCGAAAAATATCGCCTGGCCTAGTCTTCTTCCTTGTCCACTCGATTCAGGTGGGGACAGGAGTGCTTGGTTTTCAGCGAATCATTTCCATGCATGCGGGATATGATGGATGGATGTCGGTCATCCTTGCCGGGATGCTGACCCATGTCATCATGTTCTTGATGTACAAAATGCTGGGTACGGTGAAGGGTGATTTGGTGTCGATCCACACCTACGTGTTCGGTAAATGGATCGGTCACTTCTTTTCATTTCTTTACGCCCTGTATTTCAGCTTGCTGGTGATTACGATCATCCGCTCCTATGTAGAAGTCGTGCAGGTTTGGATGTATCCGCGCCTCAGCACCTTCCTGTTCTCCCTGTTCTTCCTATTGCTTGCATACTACATTATAAGCGGGGGTGTCAGGACGATAGCAGGGGTATCCTATCTCGGCACTCTGCTTCCAAGCTATCTGGTTCTGACCTTCGTGTTCACCTTTAAATATGCTGACTTCAGGAACCTACTCCCGGTGTTTGATCACAGCGTAATGGATATCCTCCTGTCGACGAGGGATATGTCATTAACCTATCTTGGTTACGAATCGATCCTGATGCTCTACCCATTCATAAAGGACCCTGAACGATCCCAGAAGTTCGCGCAGTGGGGACTGTTTTTGACTACGTCCATCTATACCGTCATCGCTATCATTTCCTTCGGATTCTTTGCACCTGCCCAGCTTGATAAGACCATCTGGGCAACCTTATCCATGTGGAAAATTGTCGAGATGCCGTTTGTGGAAAGATTTGAATATATCGGCATTGCGAACTGGTGCCTGATCATCCTGCCCAATGTGTGCATCACCCTTTGGTGTGCAAGCAGAGTGGTCAAACGGATGACCCCCATCAAGCACCGCCATACACTGATCCTTATAGCAGTCCTGTGCCTATGTGCCCTTACATTCATTGATAAACGTGATCAGGTCAATGTATTGAACACCATTTCGGGACAAACCGGGTTTTATTTCAACTTTCTCTATATCCCGCTGCTTTTTGTATTAGTGTATATCGCGAAGAAGGTGAAAAAACAATGA
- a CDS encoding DEAD/DEAH box helicase: MNEFKELGIDQQYIQALEGQSITEPTPIQKETIPLLMAGKDVIGQAQTGTGKTLAFLLPMLHSIDSNKDTIQSLIVTPTRELAIQVTAELKQLLAATEEDINVLAVYGGQDVEKQIHRLKNQAIHVVIGTPGRILDHVRRGTIEFIDVSFLVLDEADQMLHIGFFDEVESIIRETPFTRQTALFSATMSKDIRKIGKRYMKSPSNVEIRTKERIVEEIRQEVVETTDRKKLDALSKVIKEEQPFLGIIFCRTKRRVSKLYGELKARGFLVDELHGDLSQAKREGVMKRFREVKLQYLIATDVAARGLDIDGVTHVFNYDIPQDVESYIHRIGRTGRAGKDGLAITFVALKDKQDLQTIEKGLGLNLPRRIVEVALSQPTPKVSGGESTKDRREKNIRESRDRNRGNRSKERPRAGKSQGSGSSRRGGERKRSTDQRRSR, translated from the coding sequence ATGAATGAGTTTAAAGAGTTAGGCATTGATCAACAGTATATCCAGGCATTGGAAGGGCAGTCCATCACGGAGCCGACCCCGATCCAGAAAGAGACGATCCCCTTGCTCATGGCAGGAAAGGACGTCATCGGGCAAGCCCAGACGGGGACAGGGAAGACCTTGGCCTTCCTGCTTCCGATGCTTCATTCCATAGATAGTAACAAGGACACGATCCAATCACTGATCGTGACTCCGACGCGCGAATTGGCGATCCAAGTCACAGCAGAGTTGAAGCAGCTTCTTGCTGCAACCGAGGAAGACATCAATGTCCTCGCCGTATATGGTGGTCAGGATGTTGAAAAGCAGATCCACAGGCTGAAAAATCAAGCCATCCATGTGGTGATCGGGACTCCTGGGCGGATCCTTGATCACGTTCGGAGGGGAACGATCGAATTCATCGATGTCTCGTTCCTTGTACTCGATGAAGCAGATCAGATGCTTCATATCGGATTCTTTGATGAAGTGGAATCCATCATCAGGGAGACGCCATTCACAAGACAGACGGCTTTATTCTCGGCAACCATGTCCAAGGATATCCGCAAGATCGGGAAGCGCTACATGAAGTCCCCAAGCAATGTGGAGATCAGGACAAAGGAGCGGATCGTCGAAGAGATCCGTCAGGAAGTCGTCGAGACAACAGACAGGAAAAAGCTCGATGCCCTCTCCAAGGTGATCAAAGAAGAGCAACCATTCCTTGGCATCATCTTCTGCAGGACGAAAAGAAGGGTATCAAAGCTTTACGGAGAGCTCAAGGCACGTGGCTTCCTCGTGGACGAACTCCACGGAGACCTTTCCCAGGCTAAACGTGAAGGCGTGATGAAACGGTTCAGGGAAGTGAAGCTCCAGTACCTGATCGCAACCGACGTAGCCGCCCGAGGTCTCGATATCGATGGCGTCACCCATGTCTTCAATTACGATATTCCTCAGGATGTGGAAAGCTACATCCACCGGATCGGTCGTACGGGAAGGGCGGGGAAAGACGGCCTTGCCATCACATTCGTGGCGCTTAAGGACAAGCAGGATCTCCAGACGATTGAAAAAGGACTGGGATTGAATCTTCCGCGCAGGATCGTGGAAGTAGCGTTATCCCAGCCGACTCCAAAGGTGTCAGGTGGGGAGTCCACCAAAGATCGCAGGGAAAAGAACATCCGCGAAAGCAGGGACCGCAACAGGGGGAACCGCTCGAAGGAAAGACCGAGAGCGGGGAAATCTCAAGGGTCTGGTTCATCCCGCCGTGGTGGTGAGCGAAAGAGAAGCACGGATCAAAGAAGAAGTCGATAA
- a CDS encoding long-chain-fatty-acid--CoA ligase — translation MHVPLVLTDFLDRAVELYGDKVAVIDEERTFTYSDLNRRVNRLARGLKNAGVEKGDKVAYLAPNSVEMLEGFYGVFSVGGIMTPLNTRLKPEEYRFILTHSESRVLLVDRELLHLVEPILDGVPTLEKVVVHGEYRGEYANYEEWIASFGGDPFNREPLEETDIASLLYTSGTTGDPKGVLLTHRTNFLHAMSAMHHLRVSDRDTLLHVLPMFHVNGWGSPFYYTANGATQVMLRKVDPKNIFRLLNEHKVTVMHMAPTVLTMIFDEFEASNPTLNQNVRVIIAGSAPPPAFVRKVEEDLGWEFVQVYGMTEIAPLITTSVIRSAGKEIEREDQYRLKAKAGYAMIGSRVKVVDERGREVPHDGLTTGEIVTRTNTVMEGYFKNPDATSAAIRDGWLHTGDMATVDADGYIDIVDRKKDVIISGGENISSIEVEGMLYEHPGVLEAAVVAVPHERWGEVPHAVVVVRGGVDVTEEELIDFCRDRMAHFKAPKGITFTDELPKTASGKIQKVVIRNAFWKDRDRLVQ, via the coding sequence ATGCATGTACCATTGGTTTTAACGGATTTTTTGGACAGGGCTGTTGAATTGTACGGTGATAAGGTCGCGGTCATCGATGAGGAAAGAACGTTTACTTATAGTGATTTGAATCGACGGGTGAATCGTCTGGCACGGGGATTGAAGAACGCCGGTGTGGAGAAAGGGGATAAGGTTGCATACCTCGCTCCGAATTCGGTGGAAATGCTTGAAGGGTTTTACGGTGTATTCAGTGTCGGCGGCATCATGACTCCGTTGAATACCCGTCTGAAACCGGAAGAATACCGGTTCATCCTCACTCACAGTGAAAGCAGGGTGCTTCTTGTTGATCGCGAGCTCCTTCATTTGGTCGAGCCGATCCTTGATGGGGTGCCTACACTGGAGAAGGTAGTGGTACATGGAGAGTATAGGGGGGAGTATGCCAATTATGAAGAATGGATTGCTTCTTTCGGAGGGGACCCTTTCAATCGGGAGCCGCTTGAGGAGACGGATATTGCCTCCCTTCTGTACACGAGCGGAACGACTGGAGATCCGAAGGGCGTCCTGTTGACGCACCGTACCAACTTCTTGCACGCCATGTCTGCCATGCACCATTTACGTGTATCCGACAGGGATACGCTTTTGCATGTCCTCCCCATGTTCCATGTGAACGGCTGGGGCTCGCCTTTCTACTATACGGCAAATGGTGCCACACAGGTGATGCTGAGGAAGGTGGACCCGAAAAACATCTTCCGGCTTCTTAACGAGCACAAGGTAACGGTCATGCATATGGCACCGACGGTCCTTACGATGATATTCGATGAGTTCGAAGCATCGAATCCCACCCTGAACCAAAATGTAAGGGTTATCATTGCTGGTTCTGCCCCTCCTCCTGCTTTTGTGAGGAAAGTGGAGGAGGACCTTGGATGGGAGTTCGTCCAAGTATACGGAATGACCGAAATCGCTCCCCTCATCACCACCTCAGTGATCCGCTCAGCCGGAAAGGAAATCGAACGGGAGGACCAATACCGGTTGAAGGCGAAAGCCGGTTATGCCATGATTGGATCCCGCGTGAAGGTTGTGGATGAACGCGGAAGGGAGGTTCCTCATGACGGGTTGACGACAGGAGAGATTGTCACCCGGACCAACACGGTGATGGAAGGGTACTTTAAGAATCCGGATGCAACCTCTGCTGCGATCCGGGATGGGTGGCTCCACACGGGAGATATGGCGACGGTGGATGCCGACGGCTACATTGATATCGTTGACCGTAAGAAGGATGTCATCATCAGTGGAGGGGAAAACATCTCTTCTATTGAGGTGGAGGGGATGCTTTATGAGCATCCGGGTGTGTTGGAAGCTGCGGTCGTCGCCGTACCCCATGAGCGGTGGGGGGAAGTCCCCCATGCAGTGGTCGTGGTGAGGGGAGGGGTGGACGTCACGGAAGAAGAATTGATCGATTTCTGCCGGGACAGGATGGCGCACTTCAAGGCACCTAAAGGGATCACCTTCACGGATGAGCTGCCAAAGACTGCATCGGGTAAGATCCAGAAGGTCGTCATCCGGAATGCATTTTGGAAAGACCGGGACCGGTTGGTGCAATAA